The following are from one region of the Rhizobium sullae genome:
- a CDS encoding protein-L-isoaspartate(D-aspartate) O-methyltransferase: MRPLAQCQTLLAAVLAGAAAMVSTSASAQDRLAERTAMIETINLHARSAPSAVEGQGIDPVVLRTMGKVPRHFFVPEELRGAAYRDRPLPIGYGQTISQPFIVALMTDLINVGPGDVVLEIGTGSGYQAAVLSPLAAKVYSIEIIPKLGETAAARLAELHFDNVEVKVGDGYYGWPAHAPFDGIVVTAAASHIPPPLVEQLARGGRMVVPVGGPFATQFLILVEKRVDGSITTRQLLPVSFVPLRGGQAR, encoded by the coding sequence ATGCGTCCACTAGCCCAGTGCCAAACGTTATTGGCCGCGGTTCTGGCGGGCGCTGCCGCTATGGTTTCGACATCTGCGTCCGCTCAGGATCGCCTCGCCGAGCGTACGGCGATGATCGAAACAATCAATTTGCACGCCCGCTCAGCGCCGTCAGCCGTCGAGGGCCAGGGCATCGATCCGGTAGTGCTGAGGACGATGGGGAAGGTGCCACGCCACTTCTTCGTTCCCGAGGAGCTGCGCGGGGCGGCCTATCGAGATCGACCGCTGCCGATCGGATACGGTCAGACGATCTCGCAGCCCTTCATCGTCGCGCTGATGACCGACCTGATCAACGTCGGCCCTGGTGACGTTGTCCTCGAGATCGGCACTGGCTCGGGTTATCAGGCAGCCGTCTTGTCGCCGCTCGCAGCGAAGGTTTACTCGATTGAGATCATACCGAAACTGGGCGAAACGGCAGCCGCCCGGCTCGCGGAGCTCCACTTCGACAATGTCGAGGTGAAGGTAGGCGACGGTTACTATGGTTGGCCTGCGCACGCGCCATTCGACGGGATCGTGGTGACTGCCGCTGCCAGCCACATCCCCCCGCCGCTGGTCGAACAGCTCGCAAGGGGCGGCCGGATGGTCGTCCCCGTCGGAGGTCCCTTCGCGACTCAGTTTCTCATACTGGTCGAGAAGCGAGTGGACGGAAGCATCACGACCCGGCAACTGCTGCCGGTGAGCTTTGTGCCGCTGAGGGGAGGTCAGGCCCGATGA
- a CDS encoding RNA pyrophosphohydrolase yields the protein MNQAIVKAEDLPYRPCVGVMILNRNGLVWAGRRIPDGNSEYDGSPQLWQMPQGGIDKGEDPLDAAYRELYEETGIRTVTLLAEARDWINYDLPPQLIGIGLKGKFRGQTQRWFAFRFEGDESEITINPPPGGHEPEFDAWEWKSMHELPELIVPFKRAVYDRVVSEFSHLADLRAAD from the coding sequence GTGAATCAGGCGATAGTCAAAGCCGAAGACCTTCCTTACCGTCCCTGCGTCGGCGTGATGATCCTCAACCGCAACGGGCTCGTATGGGCGGGGCGGCGCATTCCGGATGGCAATTCCGAATATGATGGCTCGCCTCAGCTATGGCAGATGCCGCAAGGCGGTATCGACAAGGGCGAAGATCCGCTCGACGCCGCATACCGCGAACTCTACGAGGAAACCGGCATCAGAACGGTGACCTTGCTCGCAGAGGCCAGGGATTGGATCAACTATGATCTGCCGCCGCAGCTGATTGGCATCGGCCTCAAGGGGAAGTTTCGCGGTCAGACGCAGCGCTGGTTCGCCTTCCGCTTCGAAGGCGACGAAAGTGAAATCACCATCAATCCACCGCCCGGCGGCCATGAGCCGGAATTTGATGCCTGGGAGTGGAAATCCATGCACGAGCTGCCTGAGCTGATCGTGCCTTTCAAACGCGCCGTCTATGACCGGGTCGTATCGGAATTTAGCCACTTGGCCGACCTGCGAGCGGCGGACTGA
- the rlmH gene encoding 23S rRNA (pseudouridine(1915)-N(3))-methyltransferase RlmH — MRVGLFAVGRLKSGPEKDLAARYFDRFAKAGPAVGLEFSRVAEVAESRASNAETRKREEAAMLQKTLAEGSVLLLLDERGKALDSEAFANVLGNYRDQGKRDLIIAIGGADGLDPALYDRADMTLCLGKMTWPHQLVRTLIAEQLYRAVTILSGHPYHRA; from the coding sequence ATGCGGGTTGGTCTTTTTGCAGTGGGGCGGCTCAAATCCGGCCCCGAGAAGGATCTTGCGGCCCGCTATTTTGACCGTTTTGCCAAGGCTGGTCCCGCGGTTGGTCTCGAATTCTCACGCGTTGCCGAGGTTGCCGAGAGCCGCGCCTCGAATGCAGAGACGCGCAAACGCGAGGAGGCAGCCATGCTGCAAAAGACGCTGGCTGAAGGCAGCGTTCTCCTTCTTCTCGATGAGCGCGGCAAGGCGTTGGATAGCGAAGCCTTTGCAAACGTCCTCGGCAACTATCGCGACCAGGGAAAACGGGATCTGATAATTGCCATCGGCGGTGCCGACGGCCTTGATCCCGCGCTTTACGACCGTGCCGACATGACGCTGTGCCTCGGCAAGATGACTTGGCCGCATCAGTTGGTGAGAACGCTCATCGCCGAACAGCTCTACCGTGCCGTCACCATCCTCTCCGGTCACCCCTATCACCGTGCCTGA
- a CDS encoding S41 family peptidase, translating into MIRRASLVLVGALMGATAMGVIYAAGVPAEAAGASTYKELSVFGDVFERVRAQYVTPPAEDKLIENAINGMLSSLDPHSSYMNAKDAEDMSTQTKGEFGGLGIEVTMEDELVKVITPIDDTPAAKAGVLAGDYISEIDGQSVRGLKLEEAVEKMRGAVNTPIKLTLIRKGADKPIELTIVRDIVAVQAVKSRVEDDVGYLRVISFTEKTYPDLERAIAKIKATVPADKLKGYVLDLRLNPGGLLDQAIKVSDALLQRGEVVSTRGRNPDETRRFNAGPGDLTDGKPVIVLVNGGSASASEIVAGALQDLRRATVLGTRSFGKGSVQTIIPLGENGALRLTTALYYTPSGRSIQGTGITPDIKVEEPLPDDLKDKMATEGESSLRGHIKGQSETDEGSGSVAYVPPDPKNDVQLNFALDLLRGKKTDPAFPPNPDKAVSAK; encoded by the coding sequence ATGATTCGTAGGGCTTCTCTTGTTCTGGTCGGCGCATTGATGGGTGCGACCGCCATGGGCGTTATTTATGCAGCTGGGGTGCCGGCCGAAGCGGCCGGAGCATCCACCTACAAGGAACTCTCCGTGTTTGGCGACGTCTTCGAGCGCGTCCGCGCCCAATACGTCACGCCGCCGGCGGAAGACAAACTCATCGAAAATGCCATCAATGGCATGCTTTCGTCCCTCGATCCGCATTCGAGCTATATGAATGCCAAGGATGCCGAGGACATGAGCACCCAGACGAAAGGTGAGTTCGGCGGTCTCGGCATCGAAGTGACGATGGAAGACGAACTCGTCAAGGTTATCACGCCGATCGACGATACGCCCGCCGCCAAGGCAGGCGTTCTTGCGGGCGATTACATTTCCGAAATCGACGGCCAGTCCGTCCGTGGATTGAAGCTCGAAGAAGCTGTCGAAAAGATGCGGGGCGCCGTCAACACCCCGATCAAGCTCACGCTCATCCGCAAAGGTGCGGATAAGCCGATCGAATTGACGATCGTTCGCGACATCGTCGCCGTACAGGCCGTCAAGTCTCGCGTCGAGGATGATGTCGGCTATCTCCGGGTCATCTCCTTCACCGAAAAGACCTACCCGGACCTCGAAAGGGCGATCGCCAAGATCAAGGCGACGGTTCCGGCCGATAAGCTGAAGGGTTACGTACTCGACCTGCGCCTCAACCCCGGCGGTCTGCTTGATCAGGCAATCAAGGTTTCTGACGCTCTGCTGCAGCGCGGCGAGGTGGTTTCGACCCGCGGCCGCAATCCGGACGAAACCCGCCGCTTCAATGCCGGCCCGGGCGATCTCACGGATGGCAAACCGGTGATCGTGCTCGTCAACGGCGGCTCGGCCTCCGCTTCGGAAATCGTCGCCGGTGCCCTGCAGGATCTGCGCCGCGCGACTGTTCTCGGCACGCGGTCCTTCGGCAAGGGCTCCGTCCAGACGATCATTCCGCTTGGCGAAAACGGCGCACTCCGCTTGACGACTGCGCTCTACTACACACCGTCGGGCCGCTCGATTCAGGGCACCGGCATCACGCCGGACATCAAGGTCGAAGAGCCGCTGCCGGACGATCTGAAGGACAAGATGGCAACCGAGGGCGAATCCAGCCTGCGCGGCCATATCAAGGGTCAGAGCGAGACCGATGAAGGCTCCGGTTCTGTTGCCTATGTTCCCCCGGATCCGAAGAACGACGTGCAGTTGAATTTTGCGCTCGACCTGCTTCGCGGCAAGAAGACCGACCCGGCCTTCCCCCCGAATCCGGACAAGGCGGTTTCCGCCAAGTAA
- a CDS encoding divergent polysaccharide deacetylase family protein, with product MGTDLHAPLGQNRKAGRKRPNVLRIGRIAASLCLITIGGFSLYTMLSDDGLQRTKPPLADPAASPPTDAVQKLPTQSQAANGMPRSDPHSGANVEQMVTGDGSVVTKYSPRPRDDNGPVLVDAMQVGQDPRMAAMPNESLLEDGPFGRLPIIGPDGRRPMDQYARPWSGARGTRVAIVVSGLGLSQTGTQRAIKKLPEEVTLAFAASGNSLQRWMQEARRDGHEILVQVPLEPFDYPANNPGPETLLISKSPGKNIENLHHAMAEITNYTGIMNYLGGRFLSNPDAMEPVMRDISKRGLLFLDDGSSAQSKTEAVAKGTELPYAFADLQLDGQVDVNSILKKLDELERIAKRNGQAIGVASAFDESIDAISKWSEEAGMRGIEIVGVAALATDPKNP from the coding sequence TTGGGAACGGATTTGCATGCACCATTGGGCCAGAACCGCAAGGCTGGCCGAAAGCGGCCGAATGTCCTGCGGATCGGCCGGATTGCCGCTAGCCTCTGCCTGATCACGATCGGCGGCTTTTCTCTCTACACGATGCTCAGTGACGATGGCCTTCAGCGGACAAAGCCGCCTCTGGCCGATCCAGCGGCGTCACCACCAACGGATGCCGTCCAGAAACTCCCGACACAGAGCCAGGCCGCAAATGGCATGCCTCGCTCCGATCCGCATTCGGGTGCGAATGTCGAGCAGATGGTGACCGGGGACGGCTCTGTTGTGACCAAATACAGCCCGCGGCCACGCGATGACAACGGCCCGGTTCTAGTGGACGCCATGCAGGTCGGCCAAGATCCGCGCATGGCAGCGATGCCGAATGAGAGCCTTCTGGAGGACGGCCCTTTTGGCCGCCTACCCATCATCGGGCCGGATGGCCGTCGCCCGATGGATCAGTATGCGCGTCCATGGTCCGGCGCACGCGGCACCCGTGTGGCGATCGTAGTCAGCGGTCTCGGTCTCAGTCAGACGGGCACGCAGCGCGCCATCAAGAAACTTCCGGAGGAAGTCACCCTCGCGTTCGCCGCGAGCGGCAACAGCCTGCAGCGCTGGATGCAGGAAGCGCGCCGCGACGGTCATGAGATCCTCGTGCAAGTTCCACTGGAGCCCTTCGATTACCCGGCAAACAATCCCGGCCCGGAAACACTGCTGATTTCGAAGTCACCGGGAAAGAACATCGAAAACCTGCATCACGCGATGGCCGAAATCACCAATTATACGGGAATCATGAACTACCTGGGCGGACGCTTCCTCTCAAATCCCGATGCCATGGAGCCGGTGATGCGCGATATCAGCAAGCGCGGCTTGCTGTTTCTCGACGACGGTTCTTCCGCGCAATCAAAGACGGAAGCTGTGGCGAAGGGAACAGAGCTTCCCTATGCCTTTGCGGATCTGCAGCTCGACGGTCAGGTTGATGTCAATTCAATCCTGAAGAAGCTTGACGAGCTCGAGCGCATTGCCAAGCGGAACGGCCAGGCAATTGGCGTTGCGTCGGCTTTCGACGAGAGTATTGACGCAATTTCCAAATGGAGCGAAGAGGCAGGCATGCGCGGCATTGAGATCGTCGGTGTTGCTGCTCTTGCTACAGACCCCAAAAATCCTTGA
- the bfr gene encoding bacterioferritin — MKGDKKVIERLNEALFLELGAVNQYWVHYRLLEDWGYTKLAKKERAESIEEMHHADRLVARIIFLEGHPNLQTLAPLRIGQNVKEVLEADLAGEYDARTAYKKSRDICHDAGDYVSMKLFEELLADEEGHIDFLETQLDLLEKIGEAKYGQLNADSANEAE, encoded by the coding sequence TTGAAAGGCGACAAAAAAGTCATCGAGCGGCTTAACGAGGCACTCTTCCTCGAACTTGGCGCGGTCAACCAATACTGGGTTCACTACCGCCTGTTGGAGGACTGGGGCTATACCAAGCTTGCCAAGAAGGAGCGCGCCGAATCCATCGAAGAAATGCATCATGCCGACCGCCTCGTCGCGCGCATCATCTTCCTTGAGGGCCATCCAAACCTGCAGACGCTTGCTCCGTTGCGTATCGGCCAGAACGTCAAGGAAGTTCTGGAGGCCGATCTTGCCGGCGAGTATGACGCCCGCACAGCTTACAAGAAGTCGCGCGACATCTGTCATGACGCGGGAGACTACGTCTCCATGAAGCTCTTCGAAGAGCTCCTTGCGGATGAAGAGGGCCATATCGATTTCCTCGAAACGCAGCTGGACCTGCTCGAGAAGATCGGCGAAGCCAAGTACGGTCAGCTGAACGCCGACTCTGCCAACGAGGCCGAGTGA
- a CDS encoding murein hydrolase activator EnvC family protein produces MILPAFAAGLGVTAIFVQFDFGGAGAFAQDTPAPAAAGAPGQPADAIKPLPDPAAELAKKRDETRTQLEALSRTINLSSDKVIALQKSIANLDKSSTNIRQALIDSAARRKTLETQILESEKKLADLGVKEDAIHRSLHERRGLLAEVLAALQRMGRNPPPALLVTPDDALASVRSAILLGAVVPGMRRETDKLAGDLANLAALQAASAEEKANLTATMTNSIEEERHMDLLLAENDKLTRSSATDLEAEKRRSEELAAKATTLEGLVTSMESEISSVREAAEAARREEENRKLLTDEQRAQARALAESGVPDKNRIAPAYPFGELKAKLELPVAGDILRQFGDADGTGHEAMGMTLATNPDTVVTAPADGLVVFAGAFRSYGQMIILDAGGGYHLVLSGMDLISTRQGKFVFAGEPLAVMGAKRVASATALALETNRPTLYIEFRKDGKPVDSRPWWSAKDTGKARNDS; encoded by the coding sequence CTGATCCTACCCGCATTCGCGGCTGGCCTCGGCGTGACGGCGATTTTCGTCCAGTTCGATTTTGGCGGAGCAGGCGCGTTCGCCCAGGACACACCGGCGCCGGCGGCGGCCGGAGCACCTGGACAGCCCGCCGATGCGATTAAGCCGTTGCCAGACCCGGCCGCGGAACTCGCAAAAAAACGTGACGAAACCCGCACCCAACTCGAGGCCTTATCAAGAACGATCAATCTTTCGTCAGATAAAGTGATCGCGCTGCAGAAGAGCATTGCGAATCTGGACAAAAGCAGCACGAATATTCGCCAGGCGCTGATCGATTCCGCCGCACGGCGCAAGACGCTCGAAACGCAGATCCTCGAAAGCGAGAAGAAGCTCGCCGATCTCGGCGTCAAGGAAGACGCTATCCACCGCTCGCTTCATGAGCGACGCGGCCTGCTTGCTGAAGTGCTCGCCGCCCTTCAGCGCATGGGTCGCAATCCGCCGCCCGCTCTCCTTGTGACACCGGACGATGCGCTTGCCTCGGTGCGCAGCGCCATCCTGCTAGGTGCCGTCGTGCCCGGCATGCGCAGGGAGACTGATAAGCTTGCCGGAGATCTGGCCAATCTCGCAGCCTTGCAGGCAGCAAGTGCCGAGGAAAAGGCAAATCTTACCGCTACGATGACGAACAGCATCGAGGAAGAGCGGCATATGGATCTGCTCCTCGCCGAAAATGATAAATTGACCCGCAGCAGTGCTACCGATCTCGAAGCGGAGAAGAGACGCTCTGAGGAGCTGGCGGCCAAGGCGACAACGCTCGAAGGCCTTGTGACTTCGATGGAATCCGAGATTTCCTCTGTACGCGAGGCGGCTGAAGCTGCCCGCCGTGAGGAAGAGAACCGGAAACTCCTCACGGACGAGCAGCGAGCTCAGGCTAGGGCCCTGGCCGAAAGCGGCGTGCCTGATAAAAACCGCATTGCGCCCGCATATCCGTTCGGAGAATTGAAGGCGAAATTGGAGCTGCCCGTGGCGGGCGATATCCTGCGCCAATTTGGCGACGCCGATGGCACTGGACACGAGGCCATGGGAATGACGCTGGCCACCAATCCGGATACTGTGGTGACCGCGCCGGCAGACGGACTGGTGGTTTTTGCCGGCGCCTTCCGCAGCTATGGCCAAATGATCATCCTCGATGCGGGCGGCGGATACCACTTGGTTCTCTCTGGAATGGACCTGATCAGCACCCGCCAGGGAAAATTCGTTTTTGCCGGTGAGCCGCTTGCGGTGATGGGTGCAAAAAGAGTCGCGAGCGCGACAGCATTGGCGCTGGAAACCAACCGCCCAACGCTTTACATTGAATTTCGAAAAGACGGAAAACCGGTCGATTCCCGACCGTGGTGGTCCGCCAAAGACACTGGAAAGGCACGCAATGATTCGTAG
- the rsfS gene encoding ribosome silencing factor: protein MIWFAQISDAHVVYCRKGKALTTVHAKGRTLAVVPKSLERGADAAARALQAVLTSLEDSKAEDIVTIDIAGKSALGDYMVVVSGRSNRHVLAISDHLLTDLKDEGFGTARVEGKEGGDWVLIDTGDIIVHVFRPEIREFYNIEKMWAAPDMDEETRH from the coding sequence ATGATTTGGTTCGCCCAAATCAGTGATGCGCATGTTGTTTATTGCAGGAAAGGAAAAGCACTGACAACAGTACACGCCAAGGGAAGAACGCTCGCCGTTGTCCCGAAGAGCCTGGAACGTGGCGCCGATGCCGCCGCCCGCGCTCTGCAAGCTGTCCTCACGAGCCTTGAGGACTCCAAAGCCGAAGATATCGTCACCATCGACATTGCCGGGAAATCTGCGCTGGGCGACTATATGGTCGTCGTCTCCGGCCGATCGAACCGCCATGTCCTGGCGATCTCGGATCACCTGCTCACCGACTTGAAAGACGAGGGCTTCGGTACAGCCCGCGTTGAGGGCAAGGAGGGCGGTGATTGGGTCCTGATCGACACCGGTGATATCATCGTGCACGTCTTCCGCCCCGAAATCCGCGAGTTTTACAACATCGAAAAGATGTGGGCAGCGCCGGATATGGACGAAGAAACGCGGCACTGA
- a CDS encoding spermine/spermidine synthase domain-containing protein — protein sequence MKVGHLLPVGLISAATLAHEVLLMRLFSIIQWHHFAYMIISIALLGFGASGTFLAFARHPLVERYPAAFAASAALFGITAVASVAGAERLPFNALEIIWNPGQLGWLAGSYALLVLPFCFGATCIGLAFNRHPGQIGRVYAFDLVGAGIGALGTVGLLFLVPPPAALYFVAALGFAAAALAATDMARHRWLAVGSLGLAALLIAVWLPPSWTVPGPHMSQYKGLRMALEVPNARVVEERSSPLGLLTVVESPTVPFRYAPGLSLANTQEPLTQLAVFTDGDSITAITAYGGDPATVAYLDRTTAALPYRILKRPRILILGAGGGEQVLLALRAGADTVDAVELNPQMIDLVRNRFADFAGGIFSRPDVHLHLGEARAFAAATGERYDLIQMPLLDSFSAAAAGVQTMHENYTYTLQALRNYLAVLKPDGIIAITRWLRAPPRDILKLFATATAALEADGVAEAGQHLALIRSWNTATLLVARSAFTGEDVAAIRGFAAENFFDISWAPGISSADVNRYNQLDQEYLYEGALALLSPERADFIERYKFDIAPATDDRPYFFDFFRWRALPELLTLRTQGGAAMLDWGYLILATTLVQAAILSAVLILLPLWLRRRALGRGVHRLRFGLYFLALGLAFLFIEIAFIQRFVLFLGHPLYAVAVVLAGFLAFAGLGSAVAARWMAIVGRGSAVRGIALAVVVIACLATTYLLALPLIFERLVALPDAAKIAIALLLIAPLAIFMGMPFPLGLGHVGACSEAFIPWAWGINGCASVLSAILAVLLAMHIGFTGVVVIATILYLVAPALLAGSWDPYDQQTPQGFVPDRNRARVEPTPENPNRLATTPIESGRG from the coding sequence ATGAAAGTGGGTCACCTGCTGCCGGTCGGTCTCATATCGGCGGCGACCCTTGCCCACGAAGTGCTACTGATGCGCCTCTTCTCGATCATTCAGTGGCATCATTTCGCCTATATGATCATAAGCATCGCGCTCCTGGGCTTCGGCGCGAGCGGCACATTCCTTGCGTTCGCCCGCCACCCCCTGGTGGAGCGCTATCCCGCCGCGTTCGCAGCGTCAGCCGCCCTGTTCGGCATTACTGCGGTTGCCAGCGTCGCCGGTGCCGAACGGCTTCCGTTCAACGCGCTCGAGATTATCTGGAATCCGGGACAGCTCGGTTGGCTCGCGGGCAGCTATGCTCTCCTGGTTCTGCCGTTCTGTTTCGGTGCAACCTGTATCGGCCTTGCCTTCAACCGCCACCCTGGCCAGATTGGACGCGTCTATGCCTTCGACCTGGTCGGCGCAGGGATCGGTGCGCTGGGCACCGTCGGGCTGTTGTTCCTTGTCCCTCCCCCTGCGGCGCTGTATTTCGTCGCAGCGCTGGGATTCGCTGCGGCTGCTCTCGCCGCGACGGACATGGCTCGTCATCGGTGGCTCGCCGTCGGCAGTTTGGGGCTCGCAGCCTTGCTCATCGCGGTGTGGCTGCCACCGTCCTGGACGGTCCCCGGCCCGCACATGTCGCAGTACAAGGGCCTGCGCATGGCTCTCGAAGTGCCGAACGCGCGAGTGGTCGAGGAGCGATCAAGCCCGTTGGGACTGCTGACGGTCGTCGAGAGCCCGACCGTGCCTTTCCGATACGCGCCGGGCCTCAGCCTCGCCAACACCCAAGAGCCGCTCACGCAACTCGCCGTCTTCACCGATGGCGACAGTATTACGGCGATCACCGCCTATGGTGGCGATCCGGCGACCGTCGCATATCTCGACCGGACAACGGCGGCGCTTCCGTACCGCATCCTTAAGCGGCCGCGAATACTGATCCTTGGTGCCGGCGGCGGCGAGCAGGTGCTGCTCGCGCTACGCGCCGGAGCCGATACCGTGGATGCCGTAGAGCTCAACCCGCAGATGATCGACCTTGTTCGCAATCGCTTCGCGGATTTCGCCGGCGGCATCTTTAGCCGTCCGGACGTGCATCTGCATTTAGGCGAGGCGCGCGCCTTCGCCGCGGCTACTGGCGAGCGTTACGACCTGATCCAGATGCCTCTCCTTGACTCTTTCAGTGCGGCCGCGGCCGGCGTACAGACCATGCATGAGAACTACACCTACACACTACAGGCCCTGCGGAATTACCTCGCTGTGCTGAAACCGGATGGTATCATCGCCATTACGCGATGGCTGCGGGCGCCCCCGCGCGACATCCTGAAGCTGTTCGCCACCGCTACCGCAGCGCTTGAAGCTGATGGCGTGGCCGAGGCAGGCCAGCACCTTGCGCTGATCCGCAGCTGGAACACCGCAACCCTCCTCGTCGCCAGGTCGGCGTTCACCGGCGAAGACGTCGCAGCCATCCGCGGCTTCGCGGCCGAGAATTTCTTTGACATTTCCTGGGCGCCGGGCATCTCCTCGGCCGACGTGAACCGCTACAACCAGCTCGACCAGGAGTATCTCTACGAAGGAGCCCTCGCTCTCCTCAGCCCCGAGCGGGCCGACTTCATCGAGCGCTACAAGTTCGATATTGCACCCGCCACTGACGATCGGCCTTATTTCTTCGACTTTTTCCGCTGGCGCGCCCTGCCCGAACTCCTAACGCTGCGCACCCAAGGTGGGGCAGCGATGCTCGACTGGGGCTACCTGATTCTGGCGACGACGCTCGTCCAGGCCGCGATCCTCAGCGCCGTCCTGATTCTGCTACCGCTCTGGCTTCGCCGGCGCGCACTCGGGAGAGGAGTACATCGGCTGCGCTTCGGGCTCTATTTCCTTGCCTTGGGCCTGGCGTTCCTCTTCATCGAGATCGCCTTCATTCAGCGCTTCGTGCTGTTCCTCGGCCATCCGCTTTACGCTGTCGCCGTCGTACTTGCGGGATTCCTTGCCTTCGCGGGTCTCGGCAGCGCCGTAGCCGCACGCTGGATGGCGATCGTCGGACGCGGATCAGCGGTGCGCGGCATTGCACTCGCCGTCGTGGTGATCGCATGCCTGGCTACCACCTACCTCCTAGCGCTCCCTTTGATATTCGAACGGCTGGTGGCACTCCCGGATGCCGCGAAGATTGCGATCGCACTCCTCCTCATAGCGCCACTCGCAATCTTCATGGGCATGCCCTTCCCCCTCGGCCTCGGCCACGTTGGCGCCTGCTCGGAGGCGTTTATTCCCTGGGCGTGGGGGATCAATGGCTGTGCATCGGTGCTGAGCGCAATCCTCGCTGTACTGCTTGCCATGCATATCGGGTTCACTGGCGTCGTGGTGATCGCCACTATCCTCTATCTTGTCGCCCCGGCCTTACTCGCCGGGTCGTGGGACCCCTACGATCAGCAGACGCCGCAAGGCTTTGTTCCAGATCGGAACCGTGCGCGAGTTGAACCAACGCCTGAAAACCCGAACCGGCTAGCGACTACGCCGATCGAATCCGGGAGGGGATGA